The Delphinus delphis chromosome 10, mDelDel1.2, whole genome shotgun sequence genome includes a region encoding these proteins:
- the ABTB1 gene encoding ankyrin repeat and BTB/POZ domain-containing protein 1 isoform X7, whose product MDTCDLFSSCRKGDVGRVRYLLEQRDVEVNVRDKWDSTPLYYACLCGHEELVLYLLANGARCEANTFDGERCLYGAQSEAIRRALRDYKQVTASYRRRDYYYSCLLRLLEQGIHSDVVFLVHGKSFRAHRCILGARSTYFAHMLDTKWKGKSVVVLRHPLINPVAFGALLQYLYTELGWWAEARPRGSRGPPQALSLPPALHPYPGCLDVGVEHVGDCERLAKQCQLWDLLGDLEAKCRPPAAGGPGPAGRLCPAPRAPVVLYLSQRGAAVVLQDELERALGRGRLLSRLLPALVAPALLSPARVILASCPSLATASAAVLMSASEWTVTASSVTRPSSVAAAITSGPCWMTTSARTRSWRRQAASWPSPCTTSRPPSSPMCCTTSTVTTPSCLPSWPTTC is encoded by the exons ATGGACACCTGCGACCTGTTCTCCAGCTGCAGGAAGGGGGACGTGGGCCGAGTGCG GTACCTGCTGGAGCAGCGAGACGTGGAGGTGAATGTGCGGGACAAGTGGGACAGCACCCCCTT GTACTATGCCTGCCTCTGTGGACACGAAGAGCTGGTGCTCTACCTGCTAGCCAACG GAGCCCGCTGCGAGGCCAACACCTTCGATGGGGAGCGCTGTCTCTACGGGGCCCAGAGCGAGGCCATCCGCCGGGCCCTGCGTGACTACAAGCAGGTGACGGCCTCCTACCGGCGGCGGGACTACTACTATAGCTGCCTGCTGCG CCTCCTGGAGCAGGGCATCCACAGCGACGTGGTCTTCTTAGTGCACGGCAAGTCCTTCCGGGCACATCGCTGCATCCTGGGTGCTCGCAGCACCTACTTCGCACACATGCTCGACACCAAATGGAAGGGCAAGAGTGTCGTGGTCCTCAGGCACCCTCTG ATCAACCCCGTGGCCTTTGGGGCCCTCCTGCAGTACCTGTACACAG AACTCGGGTGGTGGGCCGAGGCACGGCCGCGGGGCAGCCGAGGGCCCCCGCAGGCTCTgagcctccccccagccctgcacccaTACCCAGGCTGCCTGGACGTCGGTGTGGAGCATGTCGGCGACTGTGAGCGTCTGGCCAAGCAGTGCCAGCTGTGGGACCTGCTCGGCGACCTGGAGGCCAAGT GTAGACCCCCGGCTGCGGGAGGACCTGGCCCTGCTGGCCGACTGTGCCCTGCCCCCCGAGCTCCGG TTGTCTTGTATCTAAGTCAACGCGGGGCAGCGGTCGTCCTCCAGGATGAGCTAGAACGGGCTCTCGGCCGGGGCCGGCTGCTCTCCCGTCTCCTGCCTGCTCTGGTGGCACCTGCTCTGCTGTCCCCCGCCAGGGTGATCTTGGCGAGCTGCCCTTCCCTTGCGACGGCTTCAGCAGCTGTCCTGATGTCTGCTTCCGAGTGGACGGTTACAGCTTCCTCTGTCACAAG GCCTTCTTCTGTGGCCGCAGCGATTACTTCCGGGCCCTGCTGGATGACCACTTCCGCGAGAACGAGGAGCTGGAGGCGTCAGGCGGCCTCCTGGCCATCACCCTGCACGACGTCTCGCCCGCCGTCTTCACCCATGTGCTGTACTACGTCTACAGTGACGACACCGAG ctgcctcccgaGTTGGCCTACGACGTGCTGA
- the ABTB1 gene encoding ankyrin repeat and BTB/POZ domain-containing protein 1 isoform X3: MDTCDLFSSCRKGDVGRVRYLLEQRDVEVNVRDKWDSTPLYYACLCGHEELVLYLLANGARCEANTFDGERCLYGAQSEAIRRALRDYKQVTASYRRRDYYYSCLLRLLEQGIHSDVVFLVHGKSFRAHRCILGARSTYFAHMLDTKWKGKSVVVLRHPLINPVAFGALLQYLYTELGWWAEARPRGSRGPPQALSLPPALHPYPGCLDVGVEHVGDCERLAKQCQLWDLLGDLEAKYPRLREDLALLADCALPPELRGDLGELPFPCDGFSSCPDVCFRVDGYSFLCHKAFFCGRSDYFRALLDDHFRENEELEASGGLLAITLHDVSPAVFTHVLYYVYSDDTELPPELAYDVLSVADMYLLPGLKQLCGRGLAQLLDEDSVVGVWRVAKLFGLARLEDQCTKYMAKVIEKLLEREDFVEAVKEEAAAVTARQETDSIPLVDDIRFHLGSTAQTCSAMEQAERQLRALEDLLASVGLDC, encoded by the exons ATGGACACCTGCGACCTGTTCTCCAGCTGCAGGAAGGGGGACGTGGGCCGAGTGCG GTACCTGCTGGAGCAGCGAGACGTGGAGGTGAATGTGCGGGACAAGTGGGACAGCACCCCCTT GTACTATGCCTGCCTCTGTGGACACGAAGAGCTGGTGCTCTACCTGCTAGCCAACG GAGCCCGCTGCGAGGCCAACACCTTCGATGGGGAGCGCTGTCTCTACGGGGCCCAGAGCGAGGCCATCCGCCGGGCCCTGCGTGACTACAAGCAGGTGACGGCCTCCTACCGGCGGCGGGACTACTACTATAGCTGCCTGCTGCG CCTCCTGGAGCAGGGCATCCACAGCGACGTGGTCTTCTTAGTGCACGGCAAGTCCTTCCGGGCACATCGCTGCATCCTGGGTGCTCGCAGCACCTACTTCGCACACATGCTCGACACCAAATGGAAGGGCAAGAGTGTCGTGGTCCTCAGGCACCCTCTG ATCAACCCCGTGGCCTTTGGGGCCCTCCTGCAGTACCTGTACACAG AACTCGGGTGGTGGGCCGAGGCACGGCCGCGGGGCAGCCGAGGGCCCCCGCAGGCTCTgagcctccccccagccctgcacccaTACCCAGGCTGCCTGGACGTCGGTGTGGAGCATGTCGGCGACTGTGAGCGTCTGGCCAAGCAGTGCCAGCTGTGGGACCTGCTCGGCGACCTGGAGGCCAAGT ACCCCCGGCTGCGGGAGGACCTGGCCCTGCTGGCCGACTGTGCCCTGCCCCCCGAGCTCCGG GGTGATCTTGGCGAGCTGCCCTTCCCTTGCGACGGCTTCAGCAGCTGTCCTGATGTCTGCTTCCGAGTGGACGGTTACAGCTTCCTCTGTCACAAG GCCTTCTTCTGTGGCCGCAGCGATTACTTCCGGGCCCTGCTGGATGACCACTTCCGCGAGAACGAGGAGCTGGAGGCGTCAGGCGGCCTCCTGGCCATCACCCTGCACGACGTCTCGCCCGCCGTCTTCACCCATGTGCTGTACTACGTCTACAGTGACGACACCGAG ctgcctcccgaGTTGGCCTACGACGTGCTGAGTGTGGCTGACATGTACCTGTTGCCAGGCCTGAAGCAGCTGTGTGGCCGTGGCCTGGCCCAGCTGCTGGACGAAGACAGCGTGGTGGGCGTGTGGCGCGTGGCCAAGCTGTTTGGCCTGGCGCGCCTGGAGGACCAGTGCACGAAGTACATGGCCAAGGTCATCGAGAAG CTGCTGGAGCGGGAGGACTTCGTGGAGGCGGTGAAGGAGGAGGCCGCGGCCGTGACGGCCCGGCAGGAGACGGACTCCATCCCGCTGGTGGACGACATCCGCTTCCACTTGGGCAGCACCGCGCAGACGTGCAGCGCCATGGAGCAGGCAGAGCGGCAGCTGCGGGCGCTGGAGGACCTGCTGGCGTCTGTCGGCCTGGACTGCTGA
- the ABTB1 gene encoding ankyrin repeat and BTB/POZ domain-containing protein 1 isoform X1 produces the protein MDTCDLFSSCRKGDVGRVRYLLEQRDVEVNVRDKWDSTPLYYACLCGHEELVLYLLANGARCEANTFDGERCLYGAQSEAIRRALRDYKQVTASYRRRDYYYSCLLRLLEQGIHSDVVFLVHGKSFRAHRCILGARSTYFAHMLDTKWKGKSVVVLRHPLINPVAFGALLQYLYTELGWWAEARPRGSRGPPQALSLPPALHPYPGCLDVGVEHVGDCERLAKQCQLWDLLGDLEAKCELASKPGTCVKVLTIEPPQVDPRLREDLALLADCALPPELRGDLGELPFPCDGFSSCPDVCFRVDGYSFLCHKAFFCGRSDYFRALLDDHFRENEELEASGGLLAITLHDVSPAVFTHVLYYVYSDDTELPPELAYDVLSVADMYLLPGLKQLCGRGLAQLLDEDSVVGVWRVAKLFGLARLEDQCTKYMAKVIEKLLEREDFVEAVKEEAAAVTARQETDSIPLVDDIRFHLGSTAQTCSAMEQAERQLRALEDLLASVGLDC, from the exons ATGGACACCTGCGACCTGTTCTCCAGCTGCAGGAAGGGGGACGTGGGCCGAGTGCG GTACCTGCTGGAGCAGCGAGACGTGGAGGTGAATGTGCGGGACAAGTGGGACAGCACCCCCTT GTACTATGCCTGCCTCTGTGGACACGAAGAGCTGGTGCTCTACCTGCTAGCCAACG GAGCCCGCTGCGAGGCCAACACCTTCGATGGGGAGCGCTGTCTCTACGGGGCCCAGAGCGAGGCCATCCGCCGGGCCCTGCGTGACTACAAGCAGGTGACGGCCTCCTACCGGCGGCGGGACTACTACTATAGCTGCCTGCTGCG CCTCCTGGAGCAGGGCATCCACAGCGACGTGGTCTTCTTAGTGCACGGCAAGTCCTTCCGGGCACATCGCTGCATCCTGGGTGCTCGCAGCACCTACTTCGCACACATGCTCGACACCAAATGGAAGGGCAAGAGTGTCGTGGTCCTCAGGCACCCTCTG ATCAACCCCGTGGCCTTTGGGGCCCTCCTGCAGTACCTGTACACAG AACTCGGGTGGTGGGCCGAGGCACGGCCGCGGGGCAGCCGAGGGCCCCCGCAGGCTCTgagcctccccccagccctgcacccaTACCCAGGCTGCCTGGACGTCGGTGTGGAGCATGTCGGCGACTGTGAGCGTCTGGCCAAGCAGTGCCAGCTGTGGGACCTGCTCGGCGACCTGGAGGCCAAGTGTGAGT TGGCTTCCAAGCCAGGCACGTGTGTGAAGGTGCTGACCATTGAGCCCCCCCAGGTAGACCCCCGGCTGCGGGAGGACCTGGCCCTGCTGGCCGACTGTGCCCTGCCCCCCGAGCTCCGG GGTGATCTTGGCGAGCTGCCCTTCCCTTGCGACGGCTTCAGCAGCTGTCCTGATGTCTGCTTCCGAGTGGACGGTTACAGCTTCCTCTGTCACAAG GCCTTCTTCTGTGGCCGCAGCGATTACTTCCGGGCCCTGCTGGATGACCACTTCCGCGAGAACGAGGAGCTGGAGGCGTCAGGCGGCCTCCTGGCCATCACCCTGCACGACGTCTCGCCCGCCGTCTTCACCCATGTGCTGTACTACGTCTACAGTGACGACACCGAG ctgcctcccgaGTTGGCCTACGACGTGCTGAGTGTGGCTGACATGTACCTGTTGCCAGGCCTGAAGCAGCTGTGTGGCCGTGGCCTGGCCCAGCTGCTGGACGAAGACAGCGTGGTGGGCGTGTGGCGCGTGGCCAAGCTGTTTGGCCTGGCGCGCCTGGAGGACCAGTGCACGAAGTACATGGCCAAGGTCATCGAGAAG CTGCTGGAGCGGGAGGACTTCGTGGAGGCGGTGAAGGAGGAGGCCGCGGCCGTGACGGCCCGGCAGGAGACGGACTCCATCCCGCTGGTGGACGACATCCGCTTCCACTTGGGCAGCACCGCGCAGACGTGCAGCGCCATGGAGCAGGCAGAGCGGCAGCTGCGGGCGCTGGAGGACCTGCTGGCGTCTGTCGGCCTGGACTGCTGA
- the ABTB1 gene encoding ankyrin repeat and BTB/POZ domain-containing protein 1 isoform X5 gives MDTCDLFSSCRKGDVGRVRYLLEQRDVEVNVRDKWDSTPLYYACLCGHEELVLYLLANGARCEANTFDGERCLYGAQSEAIRRALRDYKQVTASYRRRDYYYSCLLRLLEQGIHSDVVFLVHGKSFRAHRCILGARSTYFAHMLDTKWKGKSVVVLRHPLINPVAFGALLQYLYTGCLDVGVEHVGDCERLAKQCQLWDLLGDLEAKLASKPGTCVKVLTIEPPQVDPRLREDLALLADCALPPELRGDLGELPFPCDGFSSCPDVCFRVDGYSFLCHKAFFCGRSDYFRALLDDHFRENEELEASGGLLAITLHDVSPAVFTHVLYYVYSDDTELPPELAYDVLSVADMYLLPGLKQLCGRGLAQLLDEDSVVGVWRVAKLFGLARLEDQCTKYMAKVIEKLLEREDFVEAVKEEAAAVTARQETDSIPLVDDIRFHLGSTAQTCSAMEQAERQLRALEDLLASVGLDC, from the exons ATGGACACCTGCGACCTGTTCTCCAGCTGCAGGAAGGGGGACGTGGGCCGAGTGCG GTACCTGCTGGAGCAGCGAGACGTGGAGGTGAATGTGCGGGACAAGTGGGACAGCACCCCCTT GTACTATGCCTGCCTCTGTGGACACGAAGAGCTGGTGCTCTACCTGCTAGCCAACG GAGCCCGCTGCGAGGCCAACACCTTCGATGGGGAGCGCTGTCTCTACGGGGCCCAGAGCGAGGCCATCCGCCGGGCCCTGCGTGACTACAAGCAGGTGACGGCCTCCTACCGGCGGCGGGACTACTACTATAGCTGCCTGCTGCG CCTCCTGGAGCAGGGCATCCACAGCGACGTGGTCTTCTTAGTGCACGGCAAGTCCTTCCGGGCACATCGCTGCATCCTGGGTGCTCGCAGCACCTACTTCGCACACATGCTCGACACCAAATGGAAGGGCAAGAGTGTCGTGGTCCTCAGGCACCCTCTG ATCAACCCCGTGGCCTTTGGGGCCCTCCTGCAGTACCTGTACACAG GCTGCCTGGACGTCGGTGTGGAGCATGTCGGCGACTGTGAGCGTCTGGCCAAGCAGTGCCAGCTGTGGGACCTGCTCGGCGACCTGGAGGCCAAGT TGGCTTCCAAGCCAGGCACGTGTGTGAAGGTGCTGACCATTGAGCCCCCCCAGGTAGACCCCCGGCTGCGGGAGGACCTGGCCCTGCTGGCCGACTGTGCCCTGCCCCCCGAGCTCCGG GGTGATCTTGGCGAGCTGCCCTTCCCTTGCGACGGCTTCAGCAGCTGTCCTGATGTCTGCTTCCGAGTGGACGGTTACAGCTTCCTCTGTCACAAG GCCTTCTTCTGTGGCCGCAGCGATTACTTCCGGGCCCTGCTGGATGACCACTTCCGCGAGAACGAGGAGCTGGAGGCGTCAGGCGGCCTCCTGGCCATCACCCTGCACGACGTCTCGCCCGCCGTCTTCACCCATGTGCTGTACTACGTCTACAGTGACGACACCGAG ctgcctcccgaGTTGGCCTACGACGTGCTGAGTGTGGCTGACATGTACCTGTTGCCAGGCCTGAAGCAGCTGTGTGGCCGTGGCCTGGCCCAGCTGCTGGACGAAGACAGCGTGGTGGGCGTGTGGCGCGTGGCCAAGCTGTTTGGCCTGGCGCGCCTGGAGGACCAGTGCACGAAGTACATGGCCAAGGTCATCGAGAAG CTGCTGGAGCGGGAGGACTTCGTGGAGGCGGTGAAGGAGGAGGCCGCGGCCGTGACGGCCCGGCAGGAGACGGACTCCATCCCGCTGGTGGACGACATCCGCTTCCACTTGGGCAGCACCGCGCAGACGTGCAGCGCCATGGAGCAGGCAGAGCGGCAGCTGCGGGCGCTGGAGGACCTGCTGGCGTCTGTCGGCCTGGACTGCTGA
- the ABTB1 gene encoding ankyrin repeat and BTB/POZ domain-containing protein 1 isoform X2 — translation MDTCDLFSSCRKGDVGRVRYLLEQRDVEVNVRDKWDSTPLYYACLCGHEELVLYLLANGARCEANTFDGERCLYGAQSEAIRRALRDYKQVTASYRRRDYYYSCLLRLLEQGIHSDVVFLVHGKSFRAHRCILGARSTYFAHMLDTKWKGKSVVVLRHPLINPVAFGALLQYLYTELGWWAEARPRGSRGPPQALSLPPALHPYPGCLDVGVEHVGDCERLAKQCQLWDLLGDLEAKLASKPGTCVKVLTIEPPQVDPRLREDLALLADCALPPELRGDLGELPFPCDGFSSCPDVCFRVDGYSFLCHKAFFCGRSDYFRALLDDHFRENEELEASGGLLAITLHDVSPAVFTHVLYYVYSDDTELPPELAYDVLSVADMYLLPGLKQLCGRGLAQLLDEDSVVGVWRVAKLFGLARLEDQCTKYMAKVIEKLLEREDFVEAVKEEAAAVTARQETDSIPLVDDIRFHLGSTAQTCSAMEQAERQLRALEDLLASVGLDC, via the exons ATGGACACCTGCGACCTGTTCTCCAGCTGCAGGAAGGGGGACGTGGGCCGAGTGCG GTACCTGCTGGAGCAGCGAGACGTGGAGGTGAATGTGCGGGACAAGTGGGACAGCACCCCCTT GTACTATGCCTGCCTCTGTGGACACGAAGAGCTGGTGCTCTACCTGCTAGCCAACG GAGCCCGCTGCGAGGCCAACACCTTCGATGGGGAGCGCTGTCTCTACGGGGCCCAGAGCGAGGCCATCCGCCGGGCCCTGCGTGACTACAAGCAGGTGACGGCCTCCTACCGGCGGCGGGACTACTACTATAGCTGCCTGCTGCG CCTCCTGGAGCAGGGCATCCACAGCGACGTGGTCTTCTTAGTGCACGGCAAGTCCTTCCGGGCACATCGCTGCATCCTGGGTGCTCGCAGCACCTACTTCGCACACATGCTCGACACCAAATGGAAGGGCAAGAGTGTCGTGGTCCTCAGGCACCCTCTG ATCAACCCCGTGGCCTTTGGGGCCCTCCTGCAGTACCTGTACACAG AACTCGGGTGGTGGGCCGAGGCACGGCCGCGGGGCAGCCGAGGGCCCCCGCAGGCTCTgagcctccccccagccctgcacccaTACCCAGGCTGCCTGGACGTCGGTGTGGAGCATGTCGGCGACTGTGAGCGTCTGGCCAAGCAGTGCCAGCTGTGGGACCTGCTCGGCGACCTGGAGGCCAAGT TGGCTTCCAAGCCAGGCACGTGTGTGAAGGTGCTGACCATTGAGCCCCCCCAGGTAGACCCCCGGCTGCGGGAGGACCTGGCCCTGCTGGCCGACTGTGCCCTGCCCCCCGAGCTCCGG GGTGATCTTGGCGAGCTGCCCTTCCCTTGCGACGGCTTCAGCAGCTGTCCTGATGTCTGCTTCCGAGTGGACGGTTACAGCTTCCTCTGTCACAAG GCCTTCTTCTGTGGCCGCAGCGATTACTTCCGGGCCCTGCTGGATGACCACTTCCGCGAGAACGAGGAGCTGGAGGCGTCAGGCGGCCTCCTGGCCATCACCCTGCACGACGTCTCGCCCGCCGTCTTCACCCATGTGCTGTACTACGTCTACAGTGACGACACCGAG ctgcctcccgaGTTGGCCTACGACGTGCTGAGTGTGGCTGACATGTACCTGTTGCCAGGCCTGAAGCAGCTGTGTGGCCGTGGCCTGGCCCAGCTGCTGGACGAAGACAGCGTGGTGGGCGTGTGGCGCGTGGCCAAGCTGTTTGGCCTGGCGCGCCTGGAGGACCAGTGCACGAAGTACATGGCCAAGGTCATCGAGAAG CTGCTGGAGCGGGAGGACTTCGTGGAGGCGGTGAAGGAGGAGGCCGCGGCCGTGACGGCCCGGCAGGAGACGGACTCCATCCCGCTGGTGGACGACATCCGCTTCCACTTGGGCAGCACCGCGCAGACGTGCAGCGCCATGGAGCAGGCAGAGCGGCAGCTGCGGGCGCTGGAGGACCTGCTGGCGTCTGTCGGCCTGGACTGCTGA
- the ABTB1 gene encoding ankyrin repeat and BTB/POZ domain-containing protein 1 isoform X4 — MDTCDLFSSCRKGDVGRVRYLLEQRDVEVNVRDKWDSTPLYYACLCGHEELVLYLLANGARCEANTFDGERCLYGAQSEAIRRALRDYKQVTASYRRRDYYYSCLLRLLEQGIHSDVVFLVHGKSFRAHRCILGARSTYFAHMLDTKWKGKSVVVLRHPLINPVAFGALLQYLYTGCLDVGVEHVGDCERLAKQCQLWDLLGDLEAKCELASKPGTCVKVLTIEPPQVDPRLREDLALLADCALPPELRGDLGELPFPCDGFSSCPDVCFRVDGYSFLCHKAFFCGRSDYFRALLDDHFRENEELEASGGLLAITLHDVSPAVFTHVLYYVYSDDTELPPELAYDVLSVADMYLLPGLKQLCGRGLAQLLDEDSVVGVWRVAKLFGLARLEDQCTKYMAKVIEKLLEREDFVEAVKEEAAAVTARQETDSIPLVDDIRFHLGSTAQTCSAMEQAERQLRALEDLLASVGLDC; from the exons ATGGACACCTGCGACCTGTTCTCCAGCTGCAGGAAGGGGGACGTGGGCCGAGTGCG GTACCTGCTGGAGCAGCGAGACGTGGAGGTGAATGTGCGGGACAAGTGGGACAGCACCCCCTT GTACTATGCCTGCCTCTGTGGACACGAAGAGCTGGTGCTCTACCTGCTAGCCAACG GAGCCCGCTGCGAGGCCAACACCTTCGATGGGGAGCGCTGTCTCTACGGGGCCCAGAGCGAGGCCATCCGCCGGGCCCTGCGTGACTACAAGCAGGTGACGGCCTCCTACCGGCGGCGGGACTACTACTATAGCTGCCTGCTGCG CCTCCTGGAGCAGGGCATCCACAGCGACGTGGTCTTCTTAGTGCACGGCAAGTCCTTCCGGGCACATCGCTGCATCCTGGGTGCTCGCAGCACCTACTTCGCACACATGCTCGACACCAAATGGAAGGGCAAGAGTGTCGTGGTCCTCAGGCACCCTCTG ATCAACCCCGTGGCCTTTGGGGCCCTCCTGCAGTACCTGTACACAG GCTGCCTGGACGTCGGTGTGGAGCATGTCGGCGACTGTGAGCGTCTGGCCAAGCAGTGCCAGCTGTGGGACCTGCTCGGCGACCTGGAGGCCAAGTGTGAGT TGGCTTCCAAGCCAGGCACGTGTGTGAAGGTGCTGACCATTGAGCCCCCCCAGGTAGACCCCCGGCTGCGGGAGGACCTGGCCCTGCTGGCCGACTGTGCCCTGCCCCCCGAGCTCCGG GGTGATCTTGGCGAGCTGCCCTTCCCTTGCGACGGCTTCAGCAGCTGTCCTGATGTCTGCTTCCGAGTGGACGGTTACAGCTTCCTCTGTCACAAG GCCTTCTTCTGTGGCCGCAGCGATTACTTCCGGGCCCTGCTGGATGACCACTTCCGCGAGAACGAGGAGCTGGAGGCGTCAGGCGGCCTCCTGGCCATCACCCTGCACGACGTCTCGCCCGCCGTCTTCACCCATGTGCTGTACTACGTCTACAGTGACGACACCGAG ctgcctcccgaGTTGGCCTACGACGTGCTGAGTGTGGCTGACATGTACCTGTTGCCAGGCCTGAAGCAGCTGTGTGGCCGTGGCCTGGCCCAGCTGCTGGACGAAGACAGCGTGGTGGGCGTGTGGCGCGTGGCCAAGCTGTTTGGCCTGGCGCGCCTGGAGGACCAGTGCACGAAGTACATGGCCAAGGTCATCGAGAAG CTGCTGGAGCGGGAGGACTTCGTGGAGGCGGTGAAGGAGGAGGCCGCGGCCGTGACGGCCCGGCAGGAGACGGACTCCATCCCGCTGGTGGACGACATCCGCTTCCACTTGGGCAGCACCGCGCAGACGTGCAGCGCCATGGAGCAGGCAGAGCGGCAGCTGCGGGCGCTGGAGGACCTGCTGGCGTCTGTCGGCCTGGACTGCTGA
- the ABTB1 gene encoding ankyrin repeat and BTB/POZ domain-containing protein 1 isoform X8, whose amino-acid sequence MLDTKWKGKSVVVLRHPLINPVAFGALLQYLYTELGWWAEARPRGSRGPPQALSLPPALHPYPGCLDVGVEHVGDCERLAKQCQLWDLLGDLEAKCELASKPGTCVKVLTIEPPQVDPRLREDLALLADCALPPELRGDLGELPFPCDGFSSCPDVCFRVDGYSFLCHKAFFCGRSDYFRALLDDHFRENEELEASGGLLAITLHDVSPAVFTHVLYYVYSDDTELPPELAYDVLSVADMYLLPGLKQLCGRGLAQLLDEDSVVGVWRVAKLFGLARLEDQCTKYMAKVIEKLLEREDFVEAVKEEAAAVTARQETDSIPLVDDIRFHLGSTAQTCSAMEQAERQLRALEDLLASVGLDC is encoded by the exons ATGCTCGACACCAAATGGAAGGGCAAGAGTGTCGTGGTCCTCAGGCACCCTCTG ATCAACCCCGTGGCCTTTGGGGCCCTCCTGCAGTACCTGTACACAG AACTCGGGTGGTGGGCCGAGGCACGGCCGCGGGGCAGCCGAGGGCCCCCGCAGGCTCTgagcctccccccagccctgcacccaTACCCAGGCTGCCTGGACGTCGGTGTGGAGCATGTCGGCGACTGTGAGCGTCTGGCCAAGCAGTGCCAGCTGTGGGACCTGCTCGGCGACCTGGAGGCCAAGTGTGAGT TGGCTTCCAAGCCAGGCACGTGTGTGAAGGTGCTGACCATTGAGCCCCCCCAGGTAGACCCCCGGCTGCGGGAGGACCTGGCCCTGCTGGCCGACTGTGCCCTGCCCCCCGAGCTCCGG GGTGATCTTGGCGAGCTGCCCTTCCCTTGCGACGGCTTCAGCAGCTGTCCTGATGTCTGCTTCCGAGTGGACGGTTACAGCTTCCTCTGTCACAAG GCCTTCTTCTGTGGCCGCAGCGATTACTTCCGGGCCCTGCTGGATGACCACTTCCGCGAGAACGAGGAGCTGGAGGCGTCAGGCGGCCTCCTGGCCATCACCCTGCACGACGTCTCGCCCGCCGTCTTCACCCATGTGCTGTACTACGTCTACAGTGACGACACCGAG ctgcctcccgaGTTGGCCTACGACGTGCTGAGTGTGGCTGACATGTACCTGTTGCCAGGCCTGAAGCAGCTGTGTGGCCGTGGCCTGGCCCAGCTGCTGGACGAAGACAGCGTGGTGGGCGTGTGGCGCGTGGCCAAGCTGTTTGGCCTGGCGCGCCTGGAGGACCAGTGCACGAAGTACATGGCCAAGGTCATCGAGAAG CTGCTGGAGCGGGAGGACTTCGTGGAGGCGGTGAAGGAGGAGGCCGCGGCCGTGACGGCCCGGCAGGAGACGGACTCCATCCCGCTGGTGGACGACATCCGCTTCCACTTGGGCAGCACCGCGCAGACGTGCAGCGCCATGGAGCAGGCAGAGCGGCAGCTGCGGGCGCTGGAGGACCTGCTGGCGTCTGTCGGCCTGGACTGCTGA